A single window of Solanum dulcamara chromosome 5, daSolDulc1.2, whole genome shotgun sequence DNA harbors:
- the LOC129888994 gene encoding uncharacterized protein LOC129888994 isoform X4, with protein sequence MRTHLSTCYGLLSNALPLTFPLSRLTMARSNTSNPNVDKLQQLLHSDPSGGWDKCWEKGVTPWDLGQTAPILVHLHQTGALPKGRALVPGCGSGHDVVAIACPERFVVGLDVSENAIKQATKLRRSLASNGDQGRVDCGESLGYSTSERKREAGKVEKVHMQILALNVISPLQWHTQDFSQVIFIFKKSEQITNHYIGILLIVLIKHNSFVNYYSSPG encoded by the exons ATGAGAACCCATTTGTCTACCTGCTATGGCCTTCTCTCTAACGCTTTGCCGTTAACTTTTCCTCTCAGTAGACTCACAATGGCAAGAAGCAATACATCAAACCCTAATGTCGACAAATTACAACAGCTACTTCATTCTGACCCTTCTG GTGGTTGGGATAAATGTTGGGAGAAAGGAGTGACACCTTGGGATTTGGGTCAGACTGCCCCAATTCTTGTTCATCTTCATCAGACAGGTGCACTTCCTAAAGGGAGGGCTCTGGTCCCTGGTTGTGGCAGT GGTCATGATGTGGTAGCAATCGCATGCCCTGAACGCTTTGTTGTTGGCTTGGATGTATCAGAAAATGCTATTAAGCAAGCTACAAAA TTACGAAGAAGTCTTGCATCCAATGGGGATCAGGGCAGAGTCGATTGTGGAGAATCACTTGGCTATTCCACCTCGGAGA GGAAGAGAGAAGCTGGGAAGGTGGAAAAGGTCCATATGCAAATCCTTGCTCTGAATGTCATTTCACCTTTGCAGTGGCATACCCAAGATTTTTCACAAGTGATATTCATATTTAAGAAAAGTGAACAAATAACAAATCATTATATCGGCATATTACTAATCGTATTAATAAAACACAACTCATTTGTAAATTACTATAGTTCTCCTGGatga
- the LOC129888994 gene encoding uncharacterized protein LOC129888994 isoform X3, whose protein sequence is MRTHLSTCYGLLSNALPLTFPLSRLTMARSNTSNPNVDKLQQLLHSDPSGGWDKCWEKGVTPWDLGQTAPILVHLHQTGALPKGRALVPGCGSGHDVVAIACPERFVVGLDVSENAIKQATKISDHEGGPPYKLRRSLASNGDQGRVDCGESLGYSTSERKREAGKVEKVHMQILALNVISPLQWHTQDFSQVIFIFKKSEQITNHYIGILLIVLIKHNSFVNYYSSPG, encoded by the exons ATGAGAACCCATTTGTCTACCTGCTATGGCCTTCTCTCTAACGCTTTGCCGTTAACTTTTCCTCTCAGTAGACTCACAATGGCAAGAAGCAATACATCAAACCCTAATGTCGACAAATTACAACAGCTACTTCATTCTGACCCTTCTG GTGGTTGGGATAAATGTTGGGAGAAAGGAGTGACACCTTGGGATTTGGGTCAGACTGCCCCAATTCTTGTTCATCTTCATCAGACAGGTGCACTTCCTAAAGGGAGGGCTCTGGTCCCTGGTTGTGGCAGT GGTCATGATGTGGTAGCAATCGCATGCCCTGAACGCTTTGTTGTTGGCTTGGATGTATCAGAAAATGCTATTAAGCAAGCTACAAAA ATAAGCGACCATGAAGGGGGGCCTCCATATAAA TTACGAAGAAGTCTTGCATCCAATGGGGATCAGGGCAGAGTCGATTGTGGAGAATCACTTGGCTATTCCACCTCGGAGA GGAAGAGAGAAGCTGGGAAGGTGGAAAAGGTCCATATGCAAATCCTTGCTCTGAATGTCATTTCACCTTTGCAGTGGCATACCCAAGATTTTTCACAAGTGATATTCATATTTAAGAAAAGTGAACAAATAACAAATCATTATATCGGCATATTACTAATCGTATTAATAAAACACAACTCATTTGTAAATTACTATAGTTCTCCTGGatga
- the LOC129888994 gene encoding thiocyanate methyltransferase 1 isoform X1 — MRTHLSTCYGLLSNALPLTFPLSRLTMARSNTSNPNVDKLQQLLHSDPSGGWDKCWEKGVTPWDLGQTAPILVHLHQTGALPKGRALVPGCGSGHDVVAIACPERFVVGLDVSENAIKQATKLFSSSKSAENFAFLEADFFTWRPTQLFDLIFDYTFFCAIEPDMRSKWASKIRDLLKPDGELITLIFPISDHEGGPPYKLRRSLASNGDQGRVDCGESLGYSTSERKREAGKVEKVHMQILALNVISPLQWHTQDFSQVIFIFKKSEQITNHYIGILLIVLIKHNSFVNYYSSPG, encoded by the exons ATGAGAACCCATTTGTCTACCTGCTATGGCCTTCTCTCTAACGCTTTGCCGTTAACTTTTCCTCTCAGTAGACTCACAATGGCAAGAAGCAATACATCAAACCCTAATGTCGACAAATTACAACAGCTACTTCATTCTGACCCTTCTG GTGGTTGGGATAAATGTTGGGAGAAAGGAGTGACACCTTGGGATTTGGGTCAGACTGCCCCAATTCTTGTTCATCTTCATCAGACAGGTGCACTTCCTAAAGGGAGGGCTCTGGTCCCTGGTTGTGGCAGT GGTCATGATGTGGTAGCAATCGCATGCCCTGAACGCTTTGTTGTTGGCTTGGATGTATCAGAAAATGCTATTAAGCAAGCTACAAAA CTgttttcatcatcaaaaagtGCAGAAAATTTTGCTTTCCTAGAAGCAGATTTCTTCACCTGGCGTCCCACTCAACTGTTTGATCTTATCTTTGACTACAC TTTCTTTTGTGCCATTGAGCCAGATATGAGATCAAAATGGGCCAGTAAAATTCGAGATCTTCTAAAACCAGACGGGGAGCTTATTACACTGATTTTTCCG ATAAGCGACCATGAAGGGGGGCCTCCATATAAA TTACGAAGAAGTCTTGCATCCAATGGGGATCAGGGCAGAGTCGATTGTGGAGAATCACTTGGCTATTCCACCTCGGAGA GGAAGAGAGAAGCTGGGAAGGTGGAAAAGGTCCATATGCAAATCCTTGCTCTGAATGTCATTTCACCTTTGCAGTGGCATACCCAAGATTTTTCACAAGTGATATTCATATTTAAGAAAAGTGAACAAATAACAAATCATTATATCGGCATATTACTAATCGTATTAATAAAACACAACTCATTTGTAAATTACTATAGTTCTCCTGGatga
- the LOC129888994 gene encoding thiocyanate methyltransferase 1 isoform X2, which produces MRTHLSTCYGLLSNALPLTFPLSRLTMARSNTSNPNVDKLQQLLHSDPSGGWDKCWEKGVTPWDLGQTAPILVHLHQTGALPKGRALVPGCGSGHDVVAIACPERFVVGLDVSENAIKQATKLFSSSKSAENFAFLEADFFTWRPTQLFDLIFDYTFFCAIEPDMRSKWASKIRDLLKPDGELITLIFPISDHEGGPPYKVSVSDYEEVLHPMGIRAESIVENHLAIPPRRGREKLGRWKRSICKSLL; this is translated from the exons ATGAGAACCCATTTGTCTACCTGCTATGGCCTTCTCTCTAACGCTTTGCCGTTAACTTTTCCTCTCAGTAGACTCACAATGGCAAGAAGCAATACATCAAACCCTAATGTCGACAAATTACAACAGCTACTTCATTCTGACCCTTCTG GTGGTTGGGATAAATGTTGGGAGAAAGGAGTGACACCTTGGGATTTGGGTCAGACTGCCCCAATTCTTGTTCATCTTCATCAGACAGGTGCACTTCCTAAAGGGAGGGCTCTGGTCCCTGGTTGTGGCAGT GGTCATGATGTGGTAGCAATCGCATGCCCTGAACGCTTTGTTGTTGGCTTGGATGTATCAGAAAATGCTATTAAGCAAGCTACAAAA CTgttttcatcatcaaaaagtGCAGAAAATTTTGCTTTCCTAGAAGCAGATTTCTTCACCTGGCGTCCCACTCAACTGTTTGATCTTATCTTTGACTACAC TTTCTTTTGTGCCATTGAGCCAGATATGAGATCAAAATGGGCCAGTAAAATTCGAGATCTTCTAAAACCAGACGGGGAGCTTATTACACTGATTTTTCCG ATAAGCGACCATGAAGGGGGGCCTCCATATAAAGTATCAGTTTCCGA TTACGAAGAAGTCTTGCATCCAATGGGGATCAGGGCAGAGTCGATTGTGGAGAATCACTTGGCTATTCCACCTCGGAGA GGAAGAGAGAAGCTGGGAAGGTGGAAAAGGTCCATATGCAAATCCTTGCTCTGA